A stretch of the Saccharolobus caldissimus genome encodes the following:
- a CDS encoding 4Fe-4S binding protein yields the protein MEQYNVLYRKEHKLKNYERKFTFFIGIFFVIFSVFTFVSILIKNILLIEAGILVSTTLGTIFFVNLLIDFYHKDNTNRWIYVNYKIQSSERTNSICEHKPSMLKGFIGKLFKKQWIHTLIILPSFIVFYIVMIVGFIGNQNLNLAGLNLTNFAPDISWLFWFPLLWLLTWIANGRVWCQTCPFSGQAEWVQRGHFWRKTKRKLGLKLRWPIKYSTIIYSAIGFSVLTWVEEFYGIGMPGIPELTSVVLIYIGLFELAIALIFQERTFCRTICPLSAPLAINTMISPLGTFRAKNKDVCKACATKDCMRGNEKSFGCPWFASPGSTETSPFCGLASDCYKACPYDNIDWNVKRFPWLNDLINNNRKRIDIALSVLILTGVVFFQFFNALPLYTIIDEWLSYVTGWSKIAKLLTPGLSVYGFSNYGYPMPLDYLALNSLPIFIVYMASKIGEKRVGIPLKSIFTSISYSMVPIFAASILARNLPKFLGGALIILDEIPFFSNESYQGFWYNVLIHLGSNPANGIAEWWVMPIMEGVLVFGIWLSYRASKELSKKDGIPLSYYLICNFILGLLFILITYWICSPNSPSYPYYNKYLGNVIYNPLEAQPPF from the coding sequence ATGGAACAATATAATGTACTATATAGAAAAGAACATAAATTAAAAAATTATGAAAGAAAATTTACCTTTTTTATTGGGATATTCTTCGTTATCTTTTCCGTATTTACCTTTGTATCTATATTAATTAAAAATATTCTGTTAATAGAGGCTGGAATTCTCGTAAGTACAACCTTAGGAACGATATTTTTCGTAAATCTTCTAATAGATTTCTATCATAAAGATAATACAAATCGATGGATATATGTAAATTATAAAATACAATCAAGCGAGAGAACGAATTCAATCTGTGAACATAAACCCTCTATGCTAAAGGGATTTATTGGTAAGCTATTCAAAAAACAGTGGATACACACTCTTATAATACTGCCCAGCTTTATAGTATTTTACATTGTAATGATTGTAGGATTTATAGGGAATCAGAACCTTAACTTAGCTGGCTTAAATTTAACGAACTTTGCTCCTGATATTAGTTGGCTCTTCTGGTTTCCGTTATTATGGCTACTAACGTGGATAGCTAATGGAAGAGTGTGGTGCCAGACGTGCCCTTTTAGCGGTCAAGCTGAATGGGTTCAAAGAGGACATTTTTGGAGAAAGACTAAAAGGAAATTGGGATTGAAATTGAGATGGCCTATTAAATATTCAACAATAATTTATTCAGCGATAGGTTTTTCCGTCTTAACATGGGTAGAAGAATTCTATGGCATAGGAATGCCCGGTATACCAGAATTGACCTCAGTAGTACTCATATATATTGGCTTATTTGAATTGGCAATTGCATTAATATTTCAGGAGAGGACTTTCTGCAGAACTATTTGCCCTCTAAGTGCACCGTTAGCTATTAATACTATGATTTCACCATTAGGTACTTTTAGGGCTAAAAATAAAGACGTTTGCAAAGCATGTGCAACAAAGGATTGCATGAGAGGTAATGAGAAGAGTTTTGGCTGTCCGTGGTTTGCATCTCCAGGAAGTACGGAAACTTCGCCTTTCTGCGGTTTAGCTTCAGATTGCTATAAGGCTTGTCCTTATGATAATATAGATTGGAACGTGAAGAGATTTCCATGGCTAAACGACTTAATAAATAATAATAGGAAGAGAATTGACATTGCGTTATCTGTACTAATTCTGACTGGCGTAGTATTCTTTCAATTCTTTAATGCATTACCGTTATATACAATAATAGACGAATGGCTTAGCTATGTTACTGGTTGGAGTAAGATTGCAAAACTTCTAACACCTGGACTTTCTGTATACGGATTTAGTAATTATGGATATCCAATGCCCTTAGATTACCTAGCCCTAAACTCCCTTCCCATATTTATAGTATATATGGCTTCAAAAATCGGCGAGAAGAGAGTGGGAATCCCATTAAAGTCTATATTTACTTCGATCTCTTACTCAATGGTGCCCATATTTGCTGCCAGTATCCTAGCTAGGAATTTACCTAAATTTCTTGGAGGTGCATTGATAATATTAGATGAGATACCCTTCTTCAGTAATGAGAGTTATCAAGGCTTCTGGTATAATGTCTTAATACATTTAGGCAGCAATCCGGCTAACGGAATAGCGGAATGGTGGGTCATGCCAATTATGGAGGGAGTGCTCGTTTTCGGCATATGGCTTTCATATAGGGCGTCTAAAGAGTTATCTAAAAAAGATGGGATACCTCTCTCTTATTATCTAATTTGTAACTTTATCTTAGGATTGCTATTTATACTAATAACCTATTGGATATGTTCTCCTAATAGTCCATCTTATCCTTATTATAATAAATACTTAGGGAATGTAATATATAATCCTTTAGAAGCTCAACCTCCATTCTAA
- a CDS encoding radical SAM/SPASM domain-containing protein, protein MIPVSVMVTGSGTVSFSIKGEYNKDKPSRFSEVFRPIITWNMTYKCNLRCIHCYINASPERENGLTTEESLNLVDQIAELKVPLVIMSGGEPLMREDFFKIAEYARERGLKLALSTNGTLITQKIAERLKELGFLYVGISLDSYRPEFHDKFRGVKGAFNLTINGIKNAIKAGLNVGLRFTLTSENITELDNYIKLALELGVKRITFYHLSASGRGRELKNLAYTPEQYKQFMDKLIDYAMKLKGMIEIETTLGPFDGIYIAKKIAKNKEELEKYLKFVESSGGCGRKMISIYPNGDVYPCQFIDFIKLGNVRESKLRDIISNIPDIFVNTDKYLTGRCSSCLYKHACKGGDRARAYYWTGNIYGEDPLCPLKELHI, encoded by the coding sequence ATGATTCCCGTTAGCGTTATGGTAACTGGCTCCGGTACTGTATCATTTTCAATAAAAGGGGAATATAACAAGGATAAACCAAGTAGATTCAGCGAAGTTTTCAGACCCATAATAACATGGAATATGACTTATAAGTGCAATTTAAGGTGTATTCATTGCTATATAAATGCGTCTCCAGAAAGAGAAAACGGATTAACTACTGAGGAGTCGTTAAACCTAGTTGACCAAATTGCAGAACTTAAGGTACCACTAGTTATAATGAGTGGCGGAGAGCCCTTAATGAGAGAGGACTTCTTTAAAATCGCGGAGTACGCTAGGGAAAGGGGTTTAAAACTAGCCTTATCCACTAACGGAACTTTAATTACCCAAAAGATAGCTGAGAGGTTAAAGGAATTGGGATTTTTATACGTTGGGATAAGTTTAGATAGTTATAGACCTGAGTTTCACGATAAATTCAGAGGTGTTAAGGGAGCTTTCAACCTTACAATTAACGGAATAAAGAACGCAATTAAGGCTGGGTTAAACGTTGGATTAAGATTTACCCTAACCTCTGAAAATATTACTGAATTGGATAATTATATAAAACTTGCCTTAGAATTAGGGGTTAAAAGGATAACTTTTTACCATTTATCAGCAAGCGGAAGAGGAAGGGAATTAAAGAACTTAGCTTACACTCCTGAACAATATAAGCAATTTATGGATAAGTTAATTGATTATGCGATGAAATTAAAAGGAATGATAGAAATAGAAACCACTTTAGGTCCCTTTGATGGAATATATATAGCTAAGAAGATTGCTAAGAATAAAGAGGAGTTAGAAAAATACCTTAAGTTCGTTGAGAGTAGCGGAGGATGCGGAAGGAAAATGATCTCCATTTACCCTAACGGTGACGTTTACCCATGCCAATTCATAGACTTCATTAAACTAGGTAACGTGAGAGAGAGTAAGCTAAGGGATATAATTTCAAATATTCCCGATATTTTCGTAAATACAGATAAATATCTAACCGGTAGGTGTAGCAGTTGCCTATATAAACACGCGTGTAAGGGTGGGGATAGGGCTAGAGCCTATTATTGGACGGGAAATATCTACGGAGAGGATCCCTTATGTCCTTTGAAAGAGCTCCACATTTAG
- a CDS encoding CBS domain-containing protein — MIVIKCEDKYIPKVIIDVDRCVGCYMCQKACALAKCISINSITNIAEVIEPADCTGCMACERACPYDCISVINYVEPSIRAKLVISRVKRYMRSPIITVNGDQLIREGAKIMVKYNIASLILREENKIVTETDILTSPNLNMRLKDIGKDTICVDKLCGIEKALEIMLHYGISHLPITSDDKIVGMISFRDVLRAYTRSEIIKDSSHTYVKIDLKTKLREIGERVNVIEGEITLRDAINIMIREKRKALVLKKNNKIGIFTFRDAIRMIAEGKTFDDLIEGRFDIKIFNSDDNITSLIPWIIEKNNRHVIAVDNQNVFLISVKDIAGRTIWIQIRH, encoded by the coding sequence ATGATAGTAATAAAATGTGAGGATAAATACATACCTAAAGTGATAATTGATGTAGATAGGTGTGTAGGCTGTTATATGTGCCAAAAGGCATGTGCATTAGCTAAATGTATATCTATTAATAGCATAACTAATATAGCTGAAGTGATAGAGCCCGCTGACTGTACTGGATGTATGGCATGTGAAAGAGCATGTCCTTATGACTGCATTTCAGTAATAAATTACGTGGAACCTTCAATTAGGGCAAAGTTAGTAATCTCTAGGGTAAAAAGATATATGAGAAGTCCCATAATTACCGTTAATGGGGATCAGTTAATTAGGGAGGGGGCTAAAATTATGGTTAAATACAACATTGCTTCCCTAATTTTACGAGAAGAAAATAAAATAGTTACTGAAACTGATATACTTACTTCCCCTAATCTAAATATGAGATTAAAAGATATAGGGAAAGATACCATTTGTGTGGATAAATTATGTGGAATTGAAAAGGCTTTAGAAATAATGCTCCATTACGGGATTTCACACTTACCTATTACGTCTGATGACAAAATAGTTGGGATGATCTCTTTTAGAGATGTATTAAGGGCTTATACTAGAAGCGAAATAATTAAGGATAGTAGCCACACGTATGTTAAGATAGACTTAAAGACTAAATTAAGGGAAATAGGAGAGAGAGTTAATGTGATAGAGGGAGAAATCACTTTAAGGGACGCTATTAACATAATGATAAGGGAGAAAAGAAAGGCTTTAGTGTTAAAGAAGAATAATAAAATAGGCATATTTACTTTTAGAGATGCCATAAGAATGATTGCTGAAGGAAAGACTTTCGATGATCTAATAGAGGGCAGATTCGATATTAAAATTTTCAATTCTGATGATAACATAACCTCTTTAATTCCTTGGATAATCGAGAAAAATAATAGACACGTAATAGCTGTAGATAATCAAAACGTGTTTTTAATAAGCGTTAAAGATATAGCGGGAAGAACGATTTGGATTCAAATTAGACACTAA
- the rfbC gene encoding dTDP-4-dehydrorhamnose 3,5-epimerase, translating into MPFEFEELGLGVLLIKPKVFPDNRGYFKEIFKESDFKKMRIPIPLQVNVSFSKPGVVRGLHYQLPPKEQGKVVTVIKGRILDVAVDIRKSSESFGKYVYAELSENNHYMLWIPPGFAHGFQALEESTIVYFITHNEYSPFHERCINYSIINWPIKNIVVSEKDAKCPPLNKAEVFE; encoded by the coding sequence ATGCCTTTTGAATTTGAGGAATTAGGCTTAGGAGTACTTTTGATAAAACCTAAAGTATTTCCAGATAATAGGGGATATTTTAAGGAAATATTTAAGGAGTCTGATTTTAAAAAAATGCGGATCCCTATCCCATTACAAGTTAATGTTTCATTTTCTAAACCTGGAGTTGTGAGAGGTTTGCATTACCAATTACCACCAAAGGAACAAGGTAAAGTAGTGACCGTAATCAAAGGGAGGATACTAGATGTTGCAGTAGATATAAGAAAAAGTTCAGAAAGTTTCGGAAAATATGTTTATGCAGAACTTAGTGAAAATAATCACTACATGCTTTGGATTCCTCCGGGCTTTGCACACGGTTTTCAAGCTTTAGAGGAATCAACTATTGTATACTTTATAACTCATAATGAATATTCTCCTTTCCATGAGAGATGCATAAATTACTCCATAATAAACTGGCCCATTAAAAATATAGTAGTTAGTGAAAAAGATGCTAAATGTCCACCGTTAAATAAGGCTGAGGTATTTGAGTAA
- a CDS encoding class I SAM-dependent methyltransferase, which produces MDLSNIEKVLELIEWPEDIDTEKGRERFQYAIRSFRNLDFPQKKYVILEVAGGSGIGSIALAKSLMERNCEISKLVITDIREKILEKTREFSKRELGFEAETYVIDAKDIHKLGIKADIVLMYGNSHATFSTLDMIKFLSSASLSLKDDGILLIQGTNMFLAYIINMGYKYVLSERATDDKVLISVHGGYDEIRGMFKRIFIDLVSRAKADVEIKFWDFAEILGLCKIFFKEAILEKIEPYKGIVICKYPKINIKPEDID; this is translated from the coding sequence GTGGACTTATCTAATATTGAAAAAGTACTTGAACTTATAGAATGGCCAGAAGATATAGATACTGAAAAAGGTAGGGAAAGATTTCAGTATGCGATAAGATCTTTTAGAAATCTCGATTTTCCGCAGAAAAAGTATGTAATTTTAGAGGTAGCTGGAGGAAGTGGTATTGGTAGTATTGCACTTGCAAAATCATTAATGGAAAGAAATTGTGAAATAAGCAAATTAGTAATTACAGACATAAGGGAAAAAATATTAGAGAAAACTAGAGAATTTTCAAAAAGAGAATTGGGATTTGAGGCTGAAACTTACGTGATTGATGCCAAAGATATTCATAAGTTGGGAATAAAGGCTGATATAGTGCTAATGTATGGCAATTCTCATGCGACATTTTCAACTTTAGATATGATTAAATTCCTTTCTTCTGCTTCTTTAAGTTTAAAAGATGATGGAATTCTGTTAATTCAAGGAACTAACATGTTTTTGGCGTACATTATTAACATGGGTTATAAATACGTCTTATCTGAAAGGGCTACAGATGACAAAGTTTTGATTTCAGTACATGGAGGGTATGATGAAATTAGAGGAATGTTTAAGAGAATTTTTATAGATTTAGTAAGCAGAGCTAAAGCTGATGTTGAGATTAAATTCTGGGACTTCGCTGAGATTTTAGGATTATGTAAAATATTTTTTAAAGAGGCCATCCTTGAAAAAATAGAACCATATAAAGGAATAGTAATATGTAAATATCCGAAAATTAATATAAAACCAGAAGATATTGATTAG
- a CDS encoding TIGR04053 family radical SAM/SPASM domain-containing protein, with amino-acid sequence MSFERAPHLVFWEVTKACPLTCKHCRANAINKPLPGELSTIEGKRLLEDISNFGKVVVVFTGGDPLSRDDIFELMDYAKSLGLIVSIAPSPSYRLNEDMIRKIKEFALYMSISLDGAKAETHDWLRGLGSYKHAINSIKMGLDYGLQVQVNTLIWKKNYYELPEIVRLIKELGVRIWEVFFLIPVGRGTIELDIPKEKYKEVIDFLVEVTRYDITVRTVEAPFFRRAKLEYSGSNNELIEKLRELLGKPVKDVDKSIIPTRDGSGVIFIAYNGDVYPSGFLPIVLGNVRRESIVKIYRESELLKMIRMGKLNGKCGICKYNNICGGSRARAFAIFNDPLAEDPACPY; translated from the coding sequence ATGTCCTTTGAAAGAGCTCCACATTTAGTCTTCTGGGAAGTTACAAAAGCTTGTCCTTTAACGTGCAAGCACTGTAGGGCTAACGCAATTAATAAGCCATTACCAGGAGAATTATCTACTATTGAGGGAAAGAGATTATTGGAGGATATCTCAAATTTTGGTAAGGTTGTAGTTGTTTTCACGGGTGGAGATCCCCTAAGTAGAGATGATATATTCGAATTAATGGACTACGCTAAATCCTTAGGGTTAATAGTATCCATAGCCCCTTCTCCTTCATACCGTTTAAATGAGGATATGATAAGGAAAATTAAGGAATTCGCATTATATATGTCAATAAGTCTTGATGGTGCTAAAGCAGAAACTCACGATTGGCTAAGAGGTTTAGGAAGTTATAAACACGCAATAAATTCAATAAAAATGGGTTTAGATTACGGTTTACAAGTTCAAGTTAATACTTTAATTTGGAAAAAGAATTACTATGAATTACCAGAAATCGTTAGACTAATTAAGGAATTAGGGGTAAGAATTTGGGAAGTATTCTTTTTAATACCAGTAGGTAGAGGAACTATAGAGCTCGACATACCTAAGGAAAAATATAAAGAAGTTATTGACTTCCTCGTAGAGGTAACAAGATACGATATTACAGTGAGGACAGTTGAGGCTCCATTCTTTAGGAGGGCTAAATTAGAATATAGTGGAAGTAATAATGAATTAATTGAGAAGTTAAGGGAATTATTAGGAAAGCCTGTGAAGGATGTAGATAAGAGTATAATACCCACTAGAGATGGTTCTGGCGTTATCTTCATTGCTTATAATGGCGATGTATACCCGAGTGGGTTCCTTCCAATAGTGTTAGGCAATGTAAGAAGAGAGAGTATAGTTAAGATATACAGAGAATCAGAACTATTGAAGATGATAAGAATGGGAAAACTTAACGGGAAGTGCGGAATTTGTAAATATAATAATATATGTGGCGGAAGTAGAGCAAGAGCTTTTGCGATATTTAACGATCCGTTAGCTGAGGATCCTGCATGCCCTTATTAA
- a CDS encoding PIN domain-containing protein, with translation MTFLIYHVVNKNYAVKVAKLVLEKVKEGELNIFLVDWEVFVNALNYLVKYERKLSFTDCTTLSSMDKLSTQFLLSFDRDFDNINLLKSGKRVINIRYL, from the coding sequence ATAACTTTCTTAATATATCACGTTGTTAATAAAAACTATGCCGTTAAAGTAGCTAAACTGGTCTTGGAAAAGGTGAAAGAAGGTGAATTAAACATATTCTTAGTAGATTGGGAAGTGTTTGTTAATGCCCTAAATTACCTTGTTAAATACGAGAGGAAATTAAGTTTTACGGACTGTACTACGCTTTCTTCGATGGATAAACTAAGCACACAGTTCTTGTTAAGTTTTGATAGAGATTTCGATAATATAAACCTTTTAAAGTCTGGGAAGAGAGTAATAAATATAAGGTACTTGTAA